A window of the Roseiconus lacunae genome harbors these coding sequences:
- a CDS encoding arginyltransferase codes for MKVSPLLASFFMDREHTPITPPSAAADDSQVPACPTVESSGSIDVKTPSASANTPMVVIYNQTQSCPYLDGQVARMPLEHPVMRLEPAGLDDLLVNGYRRTGPFFYRTQCPSCRECIPVRVDVNQFRFSSSMRRIINRCDRELRVVWGTAKADPIRLDLFNRHRSKRELTQNGPSSLADYHEFLVATSVNTAEIALYRQEKLIGVAITDVAANSLNAVYTHFDPDFAKYSIGTLAILLQFKKALETNRRYVYLGLYVADNSHLNYKRRFQPQQWRVDGQWVTIAAK; via the coding sequence GTGAAGGTTTCTCCTTTGCTGGCCAGTTTTTTTATGGATCGAGAGCACACGCCCATCACTCCGCCTTCGGCAGCGGCCGACGACTCGCAGGTTCCCGCTTGCCCGACAGTGGAATCGTCCGGATCGATCGATGTGAAAACGCCATCTGCTTCGGCAAACACCCCGATGGTGGTGATATACAACCAAACACAAAGTTGCCCCTACTTGGATGGGCAAGTCGCTCGCATGCCGTTGGAGCATCCCGTCATGCGACTTGAACCGGCGGGGTTGGACGATCTGCTTGTCAACGGATACCGCCGCACCGGGCCTTTTTTCTACCGGACACAGTGTCCGAGTTGCCGCGAGTGCATTCCGGTGCGTGTCGACGTAAACCAGTTTCGATTTTCATCTTCGATGCGGCGGATCATCAATCGCTGTGACCGTGAGTTACGTGTCGTTTGGGGAACCGCCAAGGCTGACCCCATTCGATTGGATCTGTTTAACCGCCATCGTTCAAAGCGAGAATTGACTCAGAACGGGCCGAGCAGCCTGGCTGACTACCACGAATTCTTAGTGGCGACGAGTGTCAATACCGCAGAGATCGCGTTGTACCGGCAGGAGAAGCTGATCGGGGTGGCGATCACCGACGTCGCGGCGAACTCACTCAATGCTGTTTACACGCACTTCGACCCCGATTTCGCGAAGTACTCCATCGGAACCCTGGCGATTCTGTTGCAGTTTAAGAAGGCTCTCGAAACCAACCGCCGGTATGTCTATTTGGGGTTATACGTGGCCGATAACTCGCACTTAAACTACAAACGCCGGTTCCAGCCTCAACAGTGGCGGGTCGATGGTCAGTGGGTCACGATTGCGGCAAAATAA
- a CDS encoding DUF1598 domain-containing protein has product MMRFARWRITRSVCSLMIGIGVGACGIVVSADPPDPERAIASGEFAIAKMLVSGASAKSGSGSQVNAINGAERRDRWLGQVAQSQHRLGDAEGALATLSQIDSPQVRRSVASEGNVFLGESGPKFGGGPGNPNSAAGGGAFADFDSLMQLIQTTVVPDTWEALGGNSTMAPYPQGIYVDPRGTVSVVTRSQAGADFGRNRGDGDHGELANLKSRLSQSPRHVTADWRSPSTMRCVSLRRLRDTISRRRLLGQELGEVVLHLAGLSRAEYVVLTEDDIIVASRVGGIDDVGGWLVDRQTGMVTMRSDFLARCLKSTLSDLPFGCTIDPTAEGLQAAMRMADEIQGGLRPIATSADSMASALGMQRVEVFGAPGNNAAALLMVEADRHMKQLALGKHPMPEGAMNYLDAVDRLIADGPPKDLLLRLWFTADPMRVRCDHDRQVFELSGTPIKLSRENQQALATGQRGDVIADPRSQLFVEDFNRNWTRLRDQYQLYGALESLYHAAAVSQLIRQYGTLPIHRHLAESLAAEDESDDWNLHPPQEVASIATRHTVRHGKQRHQIILASGGVFVESKSLLEADAVTYATLGDQHDHLALPPVQDDRWWWDLR; this is encoded by the coding sequence ATGATGCGTTTTGCTCGCTGGCGTATAACACGTAGCGTTTGCTCGCTGATGATCGGCATTGGCGTAGGGGCTTGTGGCATTGTTGTCAGTGCAGATCCACCGGACCCAGAGCGTGCCATCGCATCGGGCGAGTTTGCGATCGCTAAAATGTTAGTGTCGGGAGCATCTGCCAAATCGGGCTCTGGTTCACAAGTCAACGCGATTAACGGGGCCGAGCGGCGTGACCGCTGGTTGGGGCAGGTTGCTCAGTCACAGCACCGACTCGGGGACGCCGAGGGGGCCTTGGCGACGCTTTCCCAGATCGATTCCCCTCAAGTGCGGCGGAGTGTCGCCAGCGAAGGGAACGTGTTTTTGGGCGAAAGTGGGCCGAAGTTTGGTGGGGGCCCAGGCAACCCGAACAGTGCCGCCGGCGGTGGGGCGTTCGCAGATTTCGATAGCCTGATGCAACTGATTCAAACAACTGTCGTTCCCGACACGTGGGAAGCACTTGGCGGAAACAGCACGATGGCTCCGTATCCTCAAGGGATCTATGTCGATCCGCGAGGCACCGTCTCGGTCGTCACTCGATCGCAAGCGGGCGCAGACTTCGGGAGGAATCGCGGTGACGGTGACCACGGCGAACTGGCGAATCTCAAGAGTCGGCTCAGTCAATCGCCACGTCATGTGACCGCCGACTGGCGATCGCCCTCGACGATGAGATGTGTTTCGTTGCGACGGCTGCGCGACACCATTTCACGACGCCGACTACTCGGTCAGGAACTTGGTGAAGTCGTTCTGCATCTGGCCGGATTGTCGCGAGCAGAGTACGTCGTTCTTACCGAAGATGACATCATCGTCGCGTCTAGGGTCGGTGGCATCGATGACGTGGGCGGATGGTTGGTCGATCGTCAAACAGGGATGGTCACCATGCGGTCCGATTTTTTGGCTCGTTGTCTGAAATCGACGTTGTCCGATTTGCCGTTCGGTTGCACCATCGATCCGACCGCCGAGGGGCTGCAGGCGGCAATGCGAATGGCCGATGAGATTCAGGGGGGCCTGCGTCCGATCGCAACCTCCGCCGATTCGATGGCCTCGGCACTCGGCATGCAACGTGTCGAGGTCTTCGGTGCTCCCGGAAACAACGCGGCCGCATTGCTGATGGTCGAAGCCGACCGACACATGAAGCAGCTAGCCCTGGGAAAGCATCCGATGCCCGAGGGCGCGATGAATTACTTGGATGCCGTCGATCGCTTGATCGCTGATGGCCCCCCAAAAGATTTGCTGTTGCGGTTATGGTTCACCGCCGATCCGATGCGGGTTCGATGCGATCATGATCGGCAGGTCTTCGAACTTTCCGGAACTCCGATCAAGTTAAGTCGCGAAAACCAACAAGCATTGGCGACGGGACAACGCGGTGACGTGATCGCCGATCCGCGAAGTCAGTTGTTCGTCGAAGACTTTAACCGCAACTGGACTCGACTTCGTGATCAGTATCAACTGTATGGCGCACTGGAGTCGCTTTATCATGCCGCCGCGGTTTCACAATTGATACGCCAATACGGAACGCTGCCGATTCACCGACACTTGGCTGAGAGCTTGGCGGCCGAAGACGAATCCGACGATTGGAATTTACATCCTCCGCAAGAAGTCGCTTCGATCGCCACCCGTCATACTGTCCGGCATGGCAAGCAACGGCATCAGATTATCTTAGCTAGCGGTGGCGTCTTCGTTGAATCCAAGTCGCTGCTCGAAGCCGACGCGGTGACCTACGCGACGCTTGGCGATCAACACGACCATCTTGCATTGCCGCCGGTTCAAGACGATCGCTGGTGGTGGGACCTTCGCTGA
- a CDS encoding GDSL-type esterase/lipase family protein: MDSRNSWLRCCCLLVMIASMGAGTAPAQESNTIESDANDLLGPYRAAATERWEKDIAAFDGLNEQIEPSEDAILFIGSSSIRLWKTMEQDMAPYQTIRRGYGGAKFTDMAVFAERLITPHQYRAIVMFVGNGVSGKPDDHSPELIESLARQIVATAHEHRPNTPFFLIEITPTHSRFKAWDKIRKVNERLREIALTTPNTYFIATAGDYLRSDATPRKELFIKDQLHLNEDGYRLWAKIIRRRLDDILGTTITPSP; encoded by the coding sequence ATGGATTCTCGAAACTCTTGGCTACGCTGTTGCTGCTTGCTTGTGATGATCGCGTCGATGGGCGCCGGGACAGCCCCCGCACAAGAATCGAATACGATCGAATCGGACGCTAACGACTTGCTCGGGCCCTACCGAGCCGCAGCGACCGAGCGATGGGAAAAGGACATTGCCGCATTCGATGGACTAAACGAACAAATCGAGCCGTCAGAGGATGCGATTTTGTTCATTGGTAGCAGCAGCATTCGGTTGTGGAAGACCATGGAACAAGACATGGCGCCCTATCAGACCATTCGAAGAGGATACGGCGGCGCCAAATTCACCGACATGGCCGTGTTTGCCGAGCGATTGATTACGCCACACCAATATCGCGCGATCGTGATGTTCGTCGGTAACGGGGTCTCCGGAAAGCCGGACGATCACTCACCAGAATTGATTGAATCGTTAGCTCGGCAAATCGTTGCGACGGCCCACGAACACCGCCCCAACACGCCATTTTTTTTGATCGAAATCACTCCAACGCACAGCCGCTTTAAAGCATGGGATAAGATCCGCAAGGTAAACGAACGATTGCGAGAAATTGCGTTGACGACCCCCAACACTTACTTCATCGCTACCGCCGGCGACTACCTTCGATCCGACGCGACACCTCGCAAAGAGCTGTTCATCAAAGACCAACTTCACCTGAACGAAGATGGCTATCGATTGTGGGCCAAAATCATCCGTCGGCGACTCGACGACATCCTTGGCACAACGATTACCCCATCGCCCTGA